A stretch of Flavobacterium sp. N1994 DNA encodes these proteins:
- a CDS encoding DUF4468 domain-containing protein: MKLKGILLMVFISASTFAQDTAFKFSKEGLTDFIVTSYDSPAKDLFKRTVAWVKENNKSADAVKSVVEDEKITFQGVKDNFLCSKAGGTTVCSNATYTIEITFKDGKYKFAVTDIVLKDINGKIARPNLDDFSEYYDKDGNVKKYLSDAPNSYEGLFNGLNQSLVTYMDKKKKADNW, translated from the coding sequence ATGAAACTAAAAGGGATACTGTTGATGGTCTTTATTTCGGCATCAACCTTTGCACAAGACACCGCCTTCAAATTTTCAAAAGAAGGATTAACTGATTTTATAGTGACTTCATACGATAGTCCGGCTAAAGATTTATTCAAAAGAACAGTAGCTTGGGTTAAAGAAAACAATAAAAGCGCAGACGCCGTAAAATCAGTAGTAGAAGATGAAAAAATAACATTTCAAGGAGTTAAAGACAACTTCCTTTGCAGCAAAGCAGGAGGAACTACAGTTTGTTCCAATGCCACTTATACAATCGAAATTACTTTTAAAGATGGCAAATATAAATTCGCTGTTACTGATATTGTATTAAAAGATATCAATGGAAAAATCGCTAGACCTAATTTAGACGACTTCTCTGAATACTATGATAAAGATGGCAATGTGAAAAAATATTTAAGTGATGCGCCTAACTCTTACGAAGGGTTGTTCAACGGGTTAAACCAAAGTTTAGTAACTTATATGGATAAAAAGAAGAAAGCTGATAACTGGTAA
- a CDS encoding bifunctional folylpolyglutamate synthase/dihydrofolate synthase, with translation MNYKETLDWMFNKLPMYQTQGAAAYRKDITNTVLLAKHLGNPEQYLKCIHVAGTNGKGSTSHLLASVLQEAGYKVGLYTSPHLKDYRERITSNGKPISEAYVSEFITKNKPFFEAHQLSFFEMSVGLAFEYFVKEKTDINIIEVGMGGRLDSTNIITPLISVITNIGLDHTQFLGDTLEAIAYEKAGIIKSNIPVVIGEYVPETKPVFIAKAKETNSEIFFASDLIEETYPSALVGDYQIQNKKTVLQTISVLQKKELLCISVDNIKDGFLNVIKNTNLQGRWQQLGEYPKIICDTAHNAHGLRIVLNQLQKERFDQLHIVLGVVNDKNLAEILPLFPKKAKYYFCKPEIPRGLEATILQQEAVAFGLIGKVYSSVSNAYQFAKENAGKNDLIYVGGSTFVVAEIL, from the coding sequence ATGAACTATAAAGAAACCTTAGATTGGATGTTTAATAAATTACCTATGTACCAAACACAAGGTGCTGCGGCTTATCGAAAGGACATTACCAATACTGTTTTGTTAGCCAAACATTTAGGAAATCCAGAACAATATTTAAAATGCATTCATGTGGCTGGCACCAATGGAAAAGGGTCAACCTCTCACTTGCTAGCTTCTGTTTTACAGGAAGCAGGTTATAAAGTGGGATTGTATACTTCTCCCCATTTAAAAGATTACAGGGAGCGAATTACTAGTAACGGAAAGCCCATTTCCGAAGCATATGTTTCGGAATTCATTACTAAAAACAAACCTTTTTTTGAAGCCCATCAGTTGAGTTTTTTTGAAATGTCGGTTGGATTAGCTTTCGAATATTTTGTCAAAGAAAAAACAGATATCAACATTATTGAAGTGGGCATGGGCGGACGGTTAGACTCCACCAATATCATCACACCATTAATTTCTGTAATTACCAATATTGGATTGGATCACACTCAATTTTTAGGAGATACTCTTGAAGCAATTGCTTATGAAAAAGCGGGAATTATCAAATCAAACATTCCAGTAGTAATTGGCGAATATGTTCCTGAAACGAAACCTGTCTTTATAGCAAAAGCCAAGGAAACAAATTCTGAAATCTTCTTTGCGTCTGATTTAATTGAAGAAACTTACCCTTCAGCATTAGTGGGGGATTATCAAATTCAGAATAAAAAAACCGTTTTGCAAACTATTAGCGTTTTACAAAAAAAAGAACTTCTATGCATTTCTGTGGACAACATAAAAGATGGCTTTTTGAATGTAATTAAAAACACTAACTTACAAGGAAGGTGGCAGCAATTAGGTGAGTATCCAAAAATAATTTGTGACACGGCTCACAATGCTCATGGACTTCGTATCGTTTTGAATCAATTACAAAAAGAGCGATTTGATCAATTGCATATTGTTTTAGGTGTTGTAAATGATAAAAACTTGGCAGAAATTCTACCTTTATTCCCTAAGAAAGCAAAATATTATTTCTGTAAACCTGAAATTCCAAGAGGATTAGAGGCAACAATACTACAACAAGAAGCAGTTGCTTTTGGACTAATTGGAAAAGTATATTCTTCGGTTTCAAATGCTTATCAATTCGCAAAGGAAAATGCTGGAAAGAATGACTTAATTTATGTGGGCGGAAGCACTTTTGTAGTAGCAGAAATTTTATAA
- a CDS encoding acyl-CoA dehydrogenase family protein, producing MDFNLTEEHLMIQQAARDFAQAELLPGVIERDEHSKFPTEQVKMMGELGFLGMMVDPKYGGAGLDSVSYVLAMTEIAKVDASAAVIMSVNNSLVCAGMEKYCSEEQKMKYLVPLAKGEVIGAFCLSEPEAGSDASSQKTTAKDMGDYYLLNGTKNWITNGGTASTYLVIAQTDVEKGHKGINAFIVEKGWAGFEIGPKEKKMGIRGSDTHSLLFTDVKVPKENRIGADGFGFNFAMNVLNGGRIGIASQALGIATGAYELALKYSHERKAFGKEIFKHQAIAFKLADMFVKITAAKLLIMKAACEKDEGKDIAHSGAMAKLYASEIALEVANEAVQIHGGNGYVAEYHVERMMRDSKITQIYEGTSEIQRIVISRGLVS from the coding sequence ATGGATTTTAATTTAACCGAAGAACATTTAATGATTCAACAAGCTGCTAGAGATTTTGCTCAAGCGGAATTATTACCAGGTGTAATTGAAAGAGATGAACATTCCAAGTTCCCAACAGAACAAGTAAAAATGATGGGTGAATTAGGATTCCTCGGCATGATGGTAGATCCAAAATATGGTGGTGCTGGATTAGATAGTGTTTCTTATGTTTTAGCGATGACTGAAATTGCTAAAGTCGATGCTTCAGCTGCTGTAATTATGTCGGTGAACAATTCTTTAGTTTGTGCCGGAATGGAAAAATATTGTTCGGAAGAACAAAAAATGAAATATTTAGTGCCTTTAGCTAAAGGTGAAGTTATAGGTGCCTTTTGTTTATCAGAACCAGAAGCAGGAAGTGATGCAAGTTCTCAAAAAACAACTGCCAAAGATATGGGTGATTACTATTTGCTAAACGGAACTAAAAACTGGATTACCAACGGAGGAACGGCTTCTACTTATCTAGTGATAGCACAAACCGATGTGGAAAAAGGGCATAAAGGAATCAATGCTTTCATCGTTGAAAAAGGGTGGGCAGGATTTGAAATAGGTCCGAAAGAAAAGAAAATGGGAATCCGCGGAAGCGATACACACTCCTTATTATTTACGGATGTAAAAGTGCCAAAAGAAAACCGAATTGGAGCAGATGGGTTTGGATTCAACTTCGCTATGAACGTTTTGAACGGAGGAAGAATCGGGATTGCATCACAAGCTTTAGGAATTGCAACTGGAGCTTATGAATTGGCCTTAAAATATTCACACGAAAGAAAAGCCTTTGGCAAAGAAATTTTCAAACACCAAGCTATTGCCTTTAAGTTAGCCGATATGTTTGTAAAAATTACCGCGGCTAAATTGTTAATCATGAAAGCCGCTTGCGAAAAAGATGAAGGGAAAGACATTGCACATTCAGGTGCTATGGCTAAATTATATGCTTCTGAAATAGCTTTAGAAGTAGCTAATGAAGCTGTTCAAATTCATGGAGGTAACGGTTATGTGGCCGAATACCATGTAGAACGTATGATGCGCGATTCGAAAATCACCCAAATTTATGAAGGAACTTCAGAAATACAAAGAATTGTAATTTCTCGTGGTTTGGTATCATAA
- a CDS encoding energy transducer TonB, with the protein MSLEISNDEKKSLAITIVVYALLLLLLFFLRFWPPANMKLMGGGGGGGIEMNFGDSEYGMGDNYKSEVLNVKDQAKVAPVKTSPDEDVISDDNADDNVVIPKKENIKKTPVEVKKDIKPVPEKPKVSKSANDALSSILGNKGGDGNDTKGGNKGSANGNLNSNGYYGNGSGTGSGGGNGSGNGTGSGSGTGSGNGGGNGSGSGYSLGNRKALSKPQPDYICQEQGRVAVEVTVDRNGNTLKVTAGVQGTTNTAKCLVDQAKIAAMSTKWQADSNAPEVQVGKIIYTFRRAQQ; encoded by the coding sequence ATGAGTTTGGAAATCTCTAACGATGAAAAAAAATCTTTAGCCATTACGATAGTAGTGTATGCTTTGTTGCTACTATTACTTTTCTTTTTGCGCTTTTGGCCCCCTGCTAACATGAAACTCATGGGTGGCGGTGGCGGTGGCGGTATCGAAATGAACTTTGGCGATAGTGAATATGGTATGGGAGATAATTACAAAAGCGAAGTTCTAAATGTAAAAGACCAAGCTAAAGTTGCTCCAGTTAAAACTTCACCTGACGAAGATGTCATTTCAGATGATAACGCAGATGATAATGTAGTTATTCCTAAAAAGGAAAACATTAAGAAAACGCCAGTTGAAGTTAAAAAAGACATCAAACCTGTACCTGAAAAACCAAAAGTTTCTAAAAGTGCTAACGATGCCTTATCAAGTATACTAGGCAATAAAGGCGGTGATGGAAATGATACCAAAGGCGGAAACAAAGGAAGTGCTAACGGGAATCTAAATTCTAATGGCTATTACGGTAACGGAAGCGGAACAGGTTCTGGTGGTGGAAACGGTTCTGGAAACGGAACAGGAAGTGGTTCTGGAACGGGCTCAGGAAACGGTGGAGGCAATGGAAGTGGATCTGGGTATTCATTAGGAAACCGAAAAGCATTAAGTAAACCTCAACCTGATTATATCTGTCAAGAACAAGGAAGAGTTGCTGTAGAAGTTACTGTAGACAGAAATGGTAATACTTTGAAAGTTACCGCTGGAGTTCAAGGAACGACGAATACCGCAAAATGTTTAGTAGACCAAGCAAAAATTGCTGCAATGAGTACTAAATGGCAAGCGGATAGTAACGCTCCAGAAGTTCAAGTTGGAAAAATAATTTATACTTTCCGAAGAGCACAACAATAA
- a CDS encoding anhydro-N-acetylmuramic acid kinase, whose protein sequence is MFKETYHVIGVMSGTSLDGIDLAHIHFTIIEGKWKFEILECETISYDPFWLNNLKVAVDFSTDALAKLNQDYTILLANVIKAFIERHQLQHVDAICSHGHTILHQPQNGFTLQIGNLPEIANILNQTVVCDFRVQDVQLGGQGAPLVPIGDQILFSEYDYCLNLGGFSNVSFETNGERIAFDISPVNTVLNYYANKLGLDYDDKGTISKSGQLNARLLSDLNEFDYYKKPFPKSLGFEFVKATVLPLLKEYSIPTEDKMRTFTEHIALQTALALPKKEGQMLVTGGGAYNSFLIERMQFHLPQMKLVIPDAKTLEYKEALIFGLLGVLKLRNEINVLSSVTGAQHNHSSGVIFYPSLPIS, encoded by the coding sequence ATGTTTAAAGAAACCTACCATGTTATCGGCGTAATGTCAGGCACATCCCTTGATGGTATTGATTTGGCACACATTCATTTCACTATAATTGAGGGCAAATGGAAGTTTGAAATTTTAGAATGTGAGACGATTTCTTATGACCCTTTTTGGTTAAACAATCTAAAAGTAGCCGTTGATTTTTCCACTGATGCATTAGCAAAACTGAATCAGGATTACACTATACTTTTGGCAAATGTCATCAAAGCATTTATAGAAAGACATCAACTGCAACATGTTGATGCTATTTGTTCTCATGGACATACCATTTTGCACCAACCTCAAAATGGATTTACACTTCAAATAGGCAATCTTCCTGAAATAGCCAATATCCTAAATCAAACTGTGGTTTGTGATTTTAGAGTTCAAGATGTTCAGTTGGGTGGACAAGGTGCTCCATTAGTTCCTATTGGGGACCAAATTTTATTTTCCGAGTATGATTATTGTTTGAATTTGGGTGGATTTTCTAATGTTTCATTTGAGACGAATGGAGAAAGAATTGCTTTTGATATTTCTCCAGTCAATACCGTTTTGAATTATTATGCCAACAAACTTGGTCTGGATTATGATGATAAAGGAACTATTTCAAAATCAGGGCAATTGAATGCTCGTTTGTTATCTGACTTAAATGAATTTGACTATTACAAAAAACCATTTCCAAAGTCACTTGGATTTGAATTTGTGAAAGCCACTGTTTTGCCTTTGCTAAAGGAATACAGCATTCCAACTGAAGACAAAATGCGAACTTTTACAGAGCATATCGCGTTGCAAACCGCTTTAGCACTACCCAAAAAAGAAGGCCAAATGCTAGTTACTGGTGGTGGAGCCTACAATAGTTTTTTAATAGAAAGAATGCAATTTCACTTACCCCAAATGAAGCTTGTTATTCCTGATGCAAAAACTCTAGAATACAAAGAAGCTTTGATTTTCGGATTGCTTGGCGTATTAAAATTACGAAATGAAATTAATGTGCTTAGCAGTGTTACTGGTGCCCAACACAACCATTCTTCTGGAGTTATTTTTTATCCATCGCTTCCAATATCCTAA
- a CDS encoding ExbD/TolR family protein: MAIKRNKRFHAEVATSSLSDIMFFLLLFFLIISTLANPNVIRMTLPKSKTNEKTNKQLITLSVTEEKKFFVDKEEVGFDQLEAKLLSKMNPAKDQTVIIRIPATLQVQDLVDVLQIGVRNKLKFYIATSPK, translated from the coding sequence ATGGCAATAAAACGAAATAAACGATTTCATGCAGAAGTCGCTACATCGTCTTTGAGCGACATTATGTTCTTCTTGTTGTTGTTTTTCTTAATTATATCGACTTTAGCAAACCCAAATGTTATCCGAATGACCTTGCCAAAATCGAAAACGAATGAAAAGACAAACAAACAATTAATCACGCTCTCCGTTACAGAGGAGAAGAAATTTTTCGTGGATAAAGAAGAAGTGGGTTTTGACCAATTGGAAGCTAAATTGTTGTCCAAAATGAATCCAGCTAAAGACCAAACGGTTATAATTAGGATTCCAGCCACTTTGCAAGTACAAGATTTAGTGGATGTATTGCAAATAGGAGTGAGGAATAAATTGAAGTTTTATATCGCCACAAGTCCAAAGTAA
- a CDS encoding MotA/TolQ/ExbB proton channel family protein, translated as MISTFLQLQVDTLAQALPAVDKANTALTNEVSVLEFIFKGGIFLIPIAILLFYTLYVIFERYLYIHKAAKIDTHLMKDIRNHLNNANIDLAVSSAERSGNAQGAIIKEGVLTIGRHIGEIESNMERAANIEIGYMERRLGQLGLIAGIAPTLGFIGTISGVIKIFYAISVTEDISIGNISGGLYEKMISSGAGLIVGIIAYSAYHLFNGKIDAFSLSIQKQVLEFINIIQRPNGNKTK; from the coding sequence ATGATAAGCACGTTTTTACAGTTACAAGTTGACACCTTAGCACAAGCACTTCCTGCAGTGGATAAAGCCAATACTGCTCTGACAAACGAAGTTTCGGTTTTAGAATTTATTTTTAAAGGAGGAATCTTTCTAATTCCAATTGCTATTTTATTGTTCTACACGTTGTATGTAATTTTTGAACGCTATTTGTATATTCACAAAGCGGCCAAAATCGATACACACTTAATGAAAGATATTCGCAATCATTTAAATAATGCGAATATTGACTTGGCGGTTTCTTCTGCTGAGAGAAGTGGCAATGCACAAGGAGCCATCATTAAAGAAGGTGTGCTTACTATTGGAAGACATATTGGCGAAATTGAATCTAACATGGAACGTGCAGCCAATATTGAAATTGGTTACATGGAACGAAGACTCGGACAATTAGGTTTGATTGCTGGTATTGCACCAACGCTCGGATTTATTGGAACCATTTCGGGAGTAATTAAGATTTTCTATGCTATTTCGGTGACAGAAGATATTAGTATTGGAAATATTTCAGGAGGATTGTATGAAAAAATGATTAGTAGTGGTGCCGGACTTATAGTAGGTATTATTGCTTACAGTGCTTATCATTTATTCAATGGTAAAATTGATGCCTTTTCATTATCGATTCAGAAGCAAGTATTAGAATTTATCAATATAATTCAAAGACCAAATGGCAATAAAACGAAATAA
- a CDS encoding PAS domain S-box protein has product MIGKNTLSEFFNISPTPSLVLHIDAPKFTIVEVNKAYLEATNSKREDLIGKGIFEAFPDNDLDSAADGVKNLSHSLHTVVQTNKRNKMAIQKYDIPIRGTSKFELKYWEPENIPLLNDTSELQYIIHCVLDVTEKVKAEKRLKEFEYFFKNSNDFSCIANDEGYFEIANSSFNTILGYSQNELTTKPFIDFVHPDDIDSSLQAYNQLKSGEKVIHFTNRYRKKDGSYLWLDWNATPNSITGKIYCIARDISERKKAEEESIKANKKFSSIFDFSPVAISITKVSDGTFIQVNDAFCDTTGYKSEDLIGKKSVDVKIIDTELRQKLISKILKDENQKKDIEGTIKKPNGELLEVLYRVEKIEIDDEPCFISALIDVTAQKKVEEQLNKLNEILEQKVQERTEEVKKALNRFEYVTKATFDAIWDCDLVEDKIYWGDGFKKIFGYNLKELNDNSASWMENVHPDDLEKITNSYHTTINSKENNWIEEYRYKKNDGNYCYVINKGIIIRDKNGKANRIICAMQDISKKKEEEVRLKLLESVVTNTNDAIVIKEAVPSDESGRKIVYVNNSFTRMSGYKPEEIIGKTHQLLQGPNTDKKELALFYKSLDNWKPCEITIINYSKEGKEYWVNLSLNPVTNEKGEYTHWISIERDVTERKKQEKELYITTLKLFDTLESIQDGFYTLDNNWNVTYWNKVAEAISGMKENAMIGKNFWEIYEGRISEKIHSAFLKAKLEKKPVRLETYSKARKMWFELNAFPSSIGLTVYFKNITERKATETKLKKSNKALENNLKELAISNQELEQFAYVASHDLQEPLRMVTSFLTQIENKYQDVLDEKGKKYIFFAVDGAKRMRQIILDLLDFSRIGKHEDKLEEVNLNSVLDEIRLLYRSQIEEKNATMEYGKLPKIQTFASPIKQVFQNLIGNALKYSKPNEKPIITISSDEHTNYWQFKITDNGIGINEEYFDKIFVIFQRLHTTDQYAGTGIGLAISKKIIDNLKGQIWLESKEGQGSTFYFTIPKNKQHKL; this is encoded by the coding sequence ATGATTGGTAAAAACACTCTTTCAGAATTCTTCAACATTTCCCCTACACCAAGTTTGGTTTTGCACATTGACGCACCAAAATTTACTATTGTCGAAGTCAATAAAGCTTATCTAGAAGCTACCAATTCTAAACGCGAAGATTTAATTGGGAAAGGGATTTTTGAAGCATTCCCAGACAATGATTTAGACTCAGCTGCTGATGGAGTTAAAAATTTATCCCATTCATTACATACTGTTGTACAAACCAACAAAAGGAATAAAATGGCAATTCAAAAATATGATATTCCTATTCGAGGAACGTCAAAATTTGAACTGAAATATTGGGAACCAGAGAACATTCCATTGCTTAATGACACTTCTGAATTACAATACATTATCCATTGTGTACTTGATGTTACCGAGAAAGTAAAAGCCGAAAAACGATTAAAAGAGTTTGAATATTTCTTCAAGAATAGTAACGATTTTTCTTGTATTGCCAACGATGAAGGATATTTTGAAATTGCTAATTCCAGTTTTAATACCATATTAGGATATTCTCAAAACGAATTAACAACAAAACCGTTTATTGATTTTGTTCATCCCGATGATATAGACTCTTCATTACAAGCCTACAACCAATTAAAATCTGGCGAGAAAGTAATACATTTTACTAACAGGTATCGCAAAAAAGATGGTTCCTATCTTTGGTTAGATTGGAATGCTACTCCCAATTCTATTACAGGTAAAATTTATTGTATTGCCCGGGATATTTCAGAGAGAAAAAAAGCAGAAGAAGAAAGTATCAAAGCGAATAAAAAGTTTAGTTCTATTTTTGATTTTAGTCCAGTAGCCATTTCAATTACAAAAGTGTCAGATGGTACATTTATCCAAGTGAATGATGCATTTTGCGACACAACAGGATATAAAAGTGAAGACCTTATTGGGAAAAAATCGGTTGATGTAAAAATTATTGATACCGAATTACGCCAAAAATTGATTTCCAAAATCTTGAAAGATGAGAACCAGAAAAAAGATATTGAAGGAACAATTAAAAAACCTAACGGTGAATTATTGGAGGTACTTTATAGAGTTGAGAAAATTGAAATAGATGATGAACCTTGTTTTATATCGGCATTAATTGATGTTACTGCTCAAAAAAAGGTTGAAGAACAACTGAACAAACTGAATGAAATACTAGAACAAAAAGTTCAGGAGCGAACTGAAGAAGTTAAAAAAGCACTTAACCGTTTTGAATATGTAACCAAAGCAACTTTTGATGCCATTTGGGATTGTGATTTAGTAGAAGATAAAATTTATTGGGGAGATGGTTTTAAAAAAATATTCGGATACAATCTTAAAGAACTAAATGACAATAGTGCAAGTTGGATGGAAAACGTTCATCCAGATGATTTAGAAAAAATCACAAATAGTTATCATACTACCATTAATAGCAAGGAGAACAATTGGATTGAAGAATACCGATACAAAAAAAATGATGGTAACTATTGCTATGTCATCAACAAAGGAATAATAATCCGTGATAAAAATGGCAAAGCCAATAGAATCATCTGCGCTATGCAGGACATATCCAAGAAAAAAGAGGAAGAGGTACGACTAAAACTATTAGAATCGGTAGTAACAAATACGAATGATGCCATAGTCATCAAAGAAGCAGTACCTTCTGACGAATCGGGAAGAAAAATTGTATATGTCAATAACTCTTTTACCCGTATGAGCGGTTACAAGCCCGAAGAAATTATCGGAAAAACTCACCAGCTATTGCAGGGTCCCAATACTGATAAAAAAGAATTAGCCCTTTTTTACAAATCCCTTGACAATTGGAAACCATGTGAAATTACTATAATTAATTATTCAAAAGAAGGTAAAGAGTATTGGGTTAACCTTTCATTAAATCCAGTTACTAATGAAAAAGGAGAATACACTCATTGGATTTCTATTGAAAGAGATGTAACAGAAAGAAAAAAACAAGAAAAGGAATTATATATAACTACATTAAAGTTATTTGATACGCTTGAAAGTATTCAAGACGGTTTTTATACTTTAGACAACAATTGGAATGTCACCTATTGGAATAAGGTTGCCGAAGCAATATCGGGCATGAAGGAAAACGCAATGATCGGGAAAAATTTTTGGGAAATATACGAAGGGCGCATTTCAGAAAAAATACATAGTGCCTTTTTAAAAGCCAAATTAGAAAAAAAACCCGTCAGATTAGAAACATACTCTAAGGCACGTAAAATGTGGTTTGAGTTAAATGCTTTCCCATCTAGTATAGGTTTGACGGTTTATTTCAAAAATATTACGGAAAGAAAAGCTACAGAAACTAAACTTAAAAAGAGTAACAAAGCCTTAGAGAATAACTTAAAAGAACTGGCTATTTCTAATCAAGAACTTGAGCAATTTGCTTATGTAGCCTCTCACGACTTACAGGAACCTTTGAGAATGGTTACCAGTTTTCTGACTCAGATTGAAAATAAATATCAAGATGTTCTTGATGAAAAAGGCAAAAAATACATCTTCTTTGCAGTTGACGGAGCTAAACGTATGCGTCAAATCATTTTAGATTTATTAGATTTTTCCAGAATCGGCAAACATGAAGATAAACTTGAAGAAGTTAATTTAAATTCCGTTTTGGATGAAATTAGGTTACTTTACAGAAGTCAAATTGAAGAAAAAAATGCCACAATGGAGTATGGCAAACTTCCTAAAATACAAACGTTTGCATCTCCAATAAAACAGGTATTTCAAAACTTAATAGGCAATGCCTTAAAATATTCAAAACCAAACGAAAAACCTATTATTACTATCTCTTCTGATGAGCATACTAATTATTGGCAATTTAAAATAACGGATAATGGCATTGGCATCAATGAAGAGTATTTTGATAAAATATTTGTCATATTTCAGCGTTTGCATACAACCGACCAATATGCTGGAACTGGAATTGGATTAGCTATATCAAAGAAAATTATTGATAATTTAAAGGGCCAAATTTGGTTAGAATCAAAAGAAGGACAAGGAAGTACTTTTTACTTTACCATTCCAAAAAATAAACAACATAAATTATGA
- a CDS encoding DUF1003 domain-containing protein, whose protein sequence is MGIIKNWHEQHSETLSFGSRIADKVANNMGSWRFIIIQTIVVAIWMILNFVAFVSHWDPYPFILLNLLFSTQAAYAAPIIMMAQNRQNERDRIQAQADYQTNIDAKKEIEALTIKLNSMEVDKLDKIIRILEAMDKK, encoded by the coding sequence ATGGGAATTATAAAAAATTGGCATGAGCAACATTCAGAAACCTTAAGTTTTGGTAGTCGTATAGCAGATAAAGTAGCTAATAATATGGGATCGTGGCGATTCATCATTATTCAAACCATAGTGGTTGCAATCTGGATGATTTTAAATTTTGTAGCCTTTGTTTCTCATTGGGATCCTTATCCGTTTATTCTTTTGAATTTACTTTTTTCTACTCAAGCAGCTTATGCCGCACCTATTATTATGATGGCCCAAAATCGTCAAAATGAGCGTGACAGAATTCAAGCACAAGCCGATTATCAAACTAATATTGATGCCAAAAAAGAAATTGAAGCTTTAACCATCAAACTAAACTCAATGGAAGTCGATAAGCTGGATAAAATTATTAGGATATTGGAAGCGATGGATAAAAAATAA
- a CDS encoding Glu/Leu/Phe/Val dehydrogenase dimerization domain-containing protein produces MKELLKKFENKQPEIIFNWKDTETDAEGWTVINSLRGGAAGGGTRMRKGLDMNEVLSLAKTMEVKFSVSGPAIGGAKSGINFDPNDPRKKGVLQRWYKAVSPLLKSYYGTGGDLNVDEIHEVIPFTEECGVWHPQEGVFNGHFKPTEADKINRIGQLRQGVIKVIENPKFSPDVLRKYTVADMITGYGVAEAVRHYYHIYGGDVQGKKAIVQGFGNVGSAAAFYLAEMGAKIVGIIDRDGGIINEEGFTFDEIKRLFLNKDGNKLVAENMIPFTEINERIWTLGADVFAPCAASRLVTKEQIDNLIQHGLEVISCGANVPFADKEIFFGSIMEATDSKVSLIPDFISNCGMARVFAYFMEKKVQMTDEAIFYDISETIKKALEKAHNLNSDKKNISATAFEIALKQLV; encoded by the coding sequence ATGAAAGAATTACTTAAAAAATTCGAAAACAAACAACCCGAAATAATATTCAACTGGAAAGACACTGAAACCGATGCCGAAGGATGGACGGTCATTAATTCTTTACGGGGTGGAGCTGCTGGTGGTGGAACAAGAATGAGAAAAGGACTAGACATGAACGAAGTCCTTTCTTTAGCCAAAACGATGGAAGTGAAATTTTCTGTTTCTGGACCAGCTATTGGCGGTGCCAAATCAGGAATTAACTTTGACCCCAATGACCCTCGCAAAAAAGGTGTTTTACAACGTTGGTATAAAGCGGTTTCTCCTTTGTTAAAAAGTTATTACGGTACTGGCGGCGATTTAAATGTGGATGAAATTCATGAAGTTATTCCGTTTACCGAAGAATGTGGGGTTTGGCATCCACAAGAAGGAGTTTTCAACGGACATTTCAAACCAACTGAAGCCGATAAAATCAATCGAATTGGTCAATTGCGTCAAGGCGTAATCAAAGTAATTGAAAATCCAAAATTCTCTCCAGATGTTTTACGGAAATATACTGTTGCTGATATGATTACTGGTTATGGCGTTGCTGAAGCCGTGCGTCATTATTATCATATTTATGGTGGTGATGTACAGGGTAAAAAAGCCATTGTACAAGGTTTCGGAAATGTAGGCTCTGCAGCTGCATTTTATTTGGCAGAAATGGGTGCTAAGATTGTTGGAATTATTGACCGTGATGGTGGCATCATCAATGAAGAAGGATTTACTTTTGATGAAATCAAAAGATTATTTTTAAATAAAGATGGTAACAAATTGGTAGCTGAGAATATGATTCCGTTTACAGAAATCAACGAAAGAATCTGGACGCTAGGGGCTGATGTATTTGCTCCTTGTGCCGCTTCAAGATTAGTGACCAAAGAACAAATTGACAACTTAATCCAACATGGATTAGAAGTTATTTCGTGTGGAGCTAATGTTCCGTTTGCCGATAAAGAAATTTTCTTCGGAAGCATTATGGAAGCTACTGATAGTAAAGTGAGTTTAATTCCTGACTTTATTTCGAATTGTGGAATGGCCAGAGTTTTTGCTTATTTCATGGAGAAAAAAGTACAAATGACTGATGAAGCTATTTTCTACGATATTTCAGAAACCATAAAAAAAGCCTTAGAAAAAGCGCATAACTTAAATTCAGATAAAAAGAATATCAGTGCCACTGCTTTTGAAATTGCCTTAAAACAATTGGTTTAA